GCCGGAAACATTTTAGATTATTTTCCCCAAAATCCGATTCAGTATCATATTGTTTTCTGTCGTAACCTCTTGATTTATCTCGAATTAAGGGTCTGTACGCAAGTGACCCAAATCTTAGAGCAGCTCTTATTACCTAATGGATTACTGTTAATCGGAGCCGCAGAAGCTGGAAAAATCCCCAGCGATCGCTTTACCTCTATTCGCCAGCCCCTGACTTTTGCGTATCAAAAAATAGACTCAACTCCATTCTCTCCCCCACAAGAGGCGATCGCCTCTTCCTCATTGCAGGTCAAAAATGATTTATCCCATACCTCTAAGTGTCTGTATTCCAGCTCTAGACGCTCATTCACTCCGCCCAACCCTAACCCCCTCTATCCGGCTAATTTAGAATTAGCTCGGCAATTAGCCGATGGAGGACAACTTGACGAAGCCCTGAATCATTGTCAAAACTATTTAATTAAGCATAATACCAATGTTGAAGCCTATCTCTTAGTGGGGACACTCTATCAAGCCAAAAGCGAAAATACTAAAGCAGAATGCTATTTTCAGAAAGCTCTTTACCTGAATCCCAACTGCTACGAAGCCCTGATTGCCCTCTCTCTGCTCAAAGAAAATCGAGGAGATCTAATCGGAGCAGAACGCTTAAAGCAGTGAGTAGCAAAAAACTCAAAACTTTCTCCATAATAACCAGGAGTTTTTATTTTGAACAGCCTATTGAAAAATCAATCTTTACAAGGTCGAATCAAGACTGCATTCATGTTCATGGGAGGCTTGGTTTTAATCGTTGCCCTAATCGGTTTAACGTCCACCATGCGCTTAAGTGGAAATATTCATATTTTAAGTGAGAATAGCTTGCCCAGTCTAGTGGGACTATGGAAAATTAACGAAGGTCAAACCCAAATAAAATCTTCGGAACGCGCTCTTTTAGTCACCGGACTAACGGCTGAAGAATGACAAGTAGAGTTAGATAGAATTAGCAAAGGCTGGGATCAGATTAGCGAAGGATTTAACCAATATGAAGTAACCGATTGCACTCCAGAAGAAGAGAGAAACTATCAGCAACTGGTGAGTAACTGGGACAGGTGGCAGGACGATCATGAAGAATTTCTCCAACTCAATGAGCAATTTGAACGTTTAGGGATTCTCGATCCCTATGCCAGAGAAGCAGAATTAATGGCCCAAGACCCCAATAATCCAGGCGAACTTCGTAGGGTACAAAATGCAATTCGACTGTTAGAACAACTACGCGAGCGTGCCAAGCGTAATCGGGCCTCATTTGAAGAGGCAACTTCATCCTTACTCGAAGCCCTCAACATTAACCAAGATACAGGAAGCAGAGCAGAAAACAATGCCAGTAGAGCCATTCGCCAGTCCCAGATTTTAAGCGTCCTGGCTATCAGCCTGGGGTCAACCTTAGCTGTGGTGTTTGGGCAATTCCTCAGTAATGGTCTCGTCCAGAGATTACAACGCTCCGTCGTGCAAATTATATCAAGTCCGGAGAATCAATCAAAGTA
The window above is part of the Roseofilum reptotaenium CS-1145 genome. Proteins encoded here:
- a CDS encoding CheR family methyltransferase, whose protein sequence is MSLTKIEGLLSQKTGISAASVGSGKIAKVAKDRQIACGLPSLDRYFRVLQTSDREWQAFIEHIVVPETWFFRDQRPFDFLTNIQDSDGFNTCASQPLRLLSVPCSTGEEPYSMAIALLEAGLSADQFTIDAVDISQQAITKAKRGIYRHRAFRGEKWMRGDRYFQLTPEGYEVIAPVRKTINFHAGNILDYFPQNPIQYHIVFCRNLLIYLELRVCTQVTQILEQLLLPNGLLLIGAAEAGKIPSDRFTSIRQPLTFAYQKIDSTPFSPPQEAIASSSLQVKNDLSHTSKCLYSSSRRSFTPPNPNPLYPANLELARQLADGGQLDEALNHCQNYLIKHNTNVEAYLLVGTLYQAKSENTKAECYFQKALYLNPNCYEALIALSLLKENRGDLIGAERLKQ